The following coding sequences are from one Ammospiza nelsoni isolate bAmmNel1 chromosome 5, bAmmNel1.pri, whole genome shotgun sequence window:
- the ATF7IP gene encoding activating transcription factor 7-interacting protein 1 isoform X1, whose translation MDSTEEPQKKVFKARKTMRVSDRQQLEAVYKVKEELLKTTEVKLVNGKHENGDSDINSPLSNTDCAEVKKEINGVVDLCVNSEEGRTACDEISETKSPESRAGNMANDIESKPPVLSSENVAPEQAKDTDIAVKCEAENGVGSSKDNFHEENNKKDHLDQRKNDIPSEGESKPVCDISDSSEEKGETNYLPVNSSSSGEEKRTEEVTAEEIVGEAAISSSMEADQEKQEGSAEPAETTVSKTIDEPSESILDNTDSMETDDIIPILEKLAPAEDDLSCFSKSSLLPVDDTVADLEEKIDNCLGSPSKQESNESLPKEAFLVLSDEDDPCDEKEELVEGILPNKSSLPEEVEGERKKECEDKEEEEAHKEEEIQIEKNEASKRKRSKSEDMDNVRSKHRRYMGEDYEAELQVKITARKDVDLKLQKIIQRLLEEKLTALQCAVFDKTLADLKTRMEKVECNKRHKTVLTEMQAKIARLTKRVGAAKEDLKKRQENVANAPVSPGKAAPDPANVNNATCRNAGTVRQMLESKRNVGESTPATFQAPANPVPASSLAASPAVVSGLPKLQTPVSSTSSLTTAVLPTANTATVVGTNTVPTGSTQSVSVSLQSLPVILHVPVAVSSQTQLLQGHTGTLVSNQPSGNVEFISVQNSSTVGSLTKTTVSLASTNTTKPNNIPLVPSPGIIRNSAASAGSIGTTLAVQAVPTSHPVAQTTRTSLPAVGTPGLYNATASRAPLQMKLPLSAFNSTAPTEPPPLAAPKIENQTSRPPTDTSSNKRPAEGTTQQLKQEETPSENKEAVEAAQMNFNFPEDVLFGLEEEEEDAKSIKNTHKQTGWAANLLKQWLAKNGKDPSFELVPVSELNDILREFYYTIRNHDGNTYSVASYKSMRAGLNRHLKMPPYNRQICLMKDKEFASANMVFVSVLKMLRMQGKDETHHHPPIAAEDLRKIKQSGVLGLHSPLALVNKVWFDLQLHFAKRGREILRDLAPDAFVVKMDKNGRRYAMFRYPGKGKNGEDPHKMGKMYDMPGDPNCPVFSLELYLSKLPPEPPAFYLHPLKLTSEQMQEQPVWYKREPMGVNYLGTMMPRISVAARLSQRYTNHSLRTTTIQLLCEAGLGPREIMAVTGHRSESAIRHYWGSAEVRYRAWSDIMENSAPSCRYSKIPNEVRKESVSGASTSSVKRTVLEQNKSLFPAKSLVPPGTNSVALVPEGRPALNYKSPVLLNRSSSKVFLPKSVTSGNLPAGPLQGCCSKPVFIKRVIKQEPMT comes from the exons ATGGATAGCACAGAGGAACCTcagaaaaaagtctttaaagCACGAAAAACCATGAGAGTAAGTGATCGGCAACAACTTGAAGCTGTCTATAAGGTTAAAGAGGAGCTGTTGAAGACAACTGAAGTGAAACTGGTAAATGGAAAACATGAGAATGGAGACTCTGATATAAATTCCCCTTTAAGCAATACAGATTGTGCAGAAGtcaagaaagaaattaatggTGTGGTTGACTTGTGTGTTAACTCTGAAGAAGGAAGAACAGCTTGTGATGAAATTAGTGAGACCAAAAGCCCTGAAAGTAGGGCAGGAAACATGGCCAATGACATAGAATCCAAACCTCCAGTGCTGTCTTCAGAAAATGTTGCGCCTGAACAAGCTAAAGATACTGACATTGCAGTAAAATGTGAGGCTGAAAATGGAGTTGGTAGCAGTAAAGATAACttccatgaagaaaataataaaaaagatcATTTGGaccaaagaaagaatgatatCCCATCGGAAGGTGAAAGTAAACCAGTCTGTGATATTAGTGACTCTTCTGAAGAGAAGGGAGAAACAAATTATTTACCTGTTAATTCAAGTTCATCTGGTGAGGAAAAGAGGACTGAAGAAGTAACTGCTGAAGAGATTGTTGGAGAAGCAGCCATCTCTAGCAGTATGGAAGCTGACCAGGAAAAACAAGAAGGCAGTGCAGAACCTGCAGAAACCACTGTTTCGAAGACAATAGATGAGCCAAGTGAAAGTATCTTAGACAATACGGACTCTATGGAAACAGATGACATTATTCCAATTCTGGAAAAACTAGCCCCTGCTGAAGATGATCTGAGCTGTTTTTCTAAAAGTTCTCTGCTTCCAGTGGATGACACAGTCGCAGATTTAGAAGAGAAAATAGACAATTGTTTGGGTTCACCATCCAAGCAGGAAAGCAATGAAAGCCTGCCAAAAGAGGCTTTCTTAGTGCTGTCTGATGAAGATGATCCCTGTGATGAGAAGGAGGAACTTGTTGAAGGGATATTGCCAAACAAGTCAAGTCTTCCAG aagaggtggagggggagagaaaaaaggaatgtgaagataaagaggaagaagaggctCACAAAGAAGAGGAGATACAAATAGAGAAAA ATGAAGCATCAAAGAGAAAGCGTTCCAAATCTGAGGACATGGACAATGTTCGTTCTAAACATCGTCGGTACATGGGAGAAGATTATGAAGCAGAACTCCAAGTCAAAATTACTGCCAGAAAAGATGTTGACCTAAAATTACAAAAG ATTATCCAGAGACTGTTAGAAGAAAAACTTACGGCTTTACAGTGTGCGGTATTTGACAAGACTCTGGCAGACTTGAAAACCCGAATGGAGAAAGTAGAATGCAACAAAAGGCATAAAACTGTGCTTACTGAAATGCAG GCTAAAATTGCAAGATTGACAAAGCGGGTTGGAGCAGCCAAGGAGGACTTGAAGAAGAGACAGGAA AATGTGGCAAATGCACCTGTATCTCCAGGGAAAGCAGCCCCCGACCCTGCAAATGTAAACAATGCCACGTGCCG AAATGCTGGCACAGTAAGGCAGATGCTGGAGTCAAAGAGGAATGTAGGCGAGAGCACACCAGCAACTTTTCAAGCCCCTGCGAATCCAG TGCCTGCTTCCAGTCttgctgcttctccagcagTTGTCAGTGGACTTCCTAAGCTTCAGACTCCAGTGTCCTCCACCAGCTCTTTGACAACAGCAGTGCTTCCTACAGCTAACACGGCTACAGTTGTAGGCACTAACACAGTGCCCACTGGCAGCACTCAGTCAGTGTCTGTCTCATTGCAGTCTTTGCCTGTAATCCTGCATGTACCTGTGGCAGTGTCATCCCAGACTCAGCTTCTGCAAGGCCACACAGGGACTTTGGTCTCTAACCAGCCCTCAGGCAACGTTGAATTCATATCTGTGCAAAACTCGTCTACAGTTGGTAGCCTTACCAAAACGACAGTGTCTTTGGCATCAACTAACACAACTAAACCAAATAACATCCCACTTGTGCCCAGTCCTGGTATTATAAGGAActctgcagccagtgctgggtcTATAGGCACAACGTTGGCAGTACAGGCTGTTCCTACTTCACATCCTGTTGCCCAGACCACAAGGACTTCTTTGCCTGCAGTGGGTACTCCAGGACTTTATAATGCGACTGCCAGTCGAGCGCCCCTACAGATGAAGCTTCCTCTCTCTGCATTTAATAGTACAGCTCCTACTGAACCACCCCCCCTTGCAGCACCCAAGATTG AAAACCAGACAAGCAGGCCACCAACAGATACTTCGTCAAACAAGCGACCTGCTGAGGGAACAACACAG CAGTTGAAACAGGAAGAGACTccatcagaaaataaagaagcagTAGAAGCAGCACAGATGAATTTTAACTTCCCTGAGGATGTTCTCTTTGGcttggaggaagaggaagaggatgctAAGAGCATCAAAAACACCCACAAGCAGACTGGCTGGGCAGCTAACCTATTAAAACAGTGGCTGGCCAAAAATGGCAAGGATCCTAGCTTTGAATTGGTCCCAGTAAGTGAACTCAATGATATCCTAAGAGAGTTTTATTACACAATAAGAAATCACGATGGAAATACCTACAGTGTGGCAAGCTACAAGTCAATGCGTGCCGGCTTAAACCGGCATCTCAAAATGCCGCCTTACAATCGTCAGATTTGCTTAATGAAGGACAAAGAGTTTGCCAGTGCAAACATGGTGTTTGTGAGCGTGCTGAAGATGCTGCGCATGCAGGGGAAGGATGAGACTCACCACCATCCTCCTATAGCTGCCGAGGACTTGCGTAAGATTAAGCAATCTGGTGTGCTGGGTTTACACAGTCCCCTGGCACTCGTCAACAAGGTGTGGTTTGATTTGCAGTTGCATTTTGCCAAGCGAGGGAGGGAAATTCTGAGAGATCTGGCTCCAGATGCATTTGTGGTTAAGATGGACAAGAATGGGCGTCGATACGCTATGTTTAGATACCCTGGCAAAGGCAAAAATGGAGAAGATCCTCATAAAATGGGTAAAATGTATGATATGCCTGGGGACCCAAACTGTCCTGTATTTTCCTTGGAACTTTATTTGTCCAAGTTGCCTCCAGAGCCCCCTGCCTTTTACCTGCACCCTCTAAAGCTAACGTCAGAGCAAATGCAAGAACAGCCTGTCTGGTACAAAAGAGAACCAATGGGTGTGAACTACCTGGGTACCATGATGCCCAGGATAAGTGTGGCAGCCAGGCTCTCTCAGCGGTACACCAATCATTCTCTCCGAACTACCACCATCCAGCTACTATGTGAAGCAGGACTGGGGCCTAGGGAAATAATGGCAGTGACAGGCCATCGCTCCGAGTCTGCTATTAGGCACTACTGGGGATCTGCAGAGGTTCGCTACAGGGCCTGGTCAGATATAATGGAAAACAGTGCCCCCAGTTGTCGATATAGCAAGATCCCAAATGAAGTGAGAAAAGAATCCGTATCTGGTGCATCCACCTCCTCTGTGAAACGTACTGTTctagaacaaaacaaaagtttATTCCCTGCAAAATCTCTGGTGCCACCTGGCACTAACTCTGTGGCTTTAGTCCCTGAGGGACGCCCAGCGCTGAATTACAAAAGCCCAGTCCTGTTGAACCGCAGTTCATCCAAGGTGTTTCTCCCCAAGAGCGTGACCAGTGGGAACCTACCTGCTGGTCCCCTTCAAGGCTGTTGTAGCAAACCTGTCTTTATAAAGCGTGTGATAAAACAAGAGCCTATGACTTGA
- the ATF7IP gene encoding activating transcription factor 7-interacting protein 1 isoform X2, with translation MDSTEEPQKKVFKARKTMRVSDRQQLEAVYKVKEELLKTTEVKLVNGKHENGDSDINSPLSNTDCAEVKKEINGVVDLCVNSEEGRTACDEISETKSPESRAGNMANDIESKPPVLSSENVAPEQAKDTDIAVKCEAENGVGSSKDNFHEENNKKDHLDQRKNDIPSEGESKPVCDISDSSEEKGETNYLPVNSSSSGEEKRTEEVTAEEIVGEAAISSSMEADQEKQEGSAEPAETTVSKTIDEPSESILDNTDSMETDDIIPILEKLAPAEDDLSCFSKSSLLPVDDTVADLEEKIDNCLGSPSKQESNESLPKEAFLVLSDEDDPCDEKEELVEGILPNKSSLPEEVEGERKKECEDKEEEEAHKEEEIQIEKNEASKRKRSKSEDMDNVRSKHRRYMGEDYEAELQVKITARKDVDLKLQKIIQRLLEEKLTALQCAVFDKTLADLKTRMEKVECNKRHKTVLTEMQAKIARLTKRVGAAKEDLKKRQENVANAPVSPGKAAPDPANVNNATCRNAGTVRQMLESKRNVGESTPATFQAPANPVPASSLAASPAVVSGLPKLQTPVSSTSSLTTAVLPTANTATVVGTNTVPTGSTQSVSVSLQSLPVILHVPVAVSSQTQLLQGHTGTLVSNQPSGNVEFISVQNSSTVGSLTKTTVSLASTNTTKPNNIPLVPSPGIIRNSAASAGSIGTTLAVQAVPTSHPVAQTTRTSLPAVGTPGLYNATASRAPLQMKLPLSAFNSTAPTEPPPLAAPKIENQTSRPPTDTSSNKRPAEGTTQLKQEETPSENKEAVEAAQMNFNFPEDVLFGLEEEEEDAKSIKNTHKQTGWAANLLKQWLAKNGKDPSFELVPVSELNDILREFYYTIRNHDGNTYSVASYKSMRAGLNRHLKMPPYNRQICLMKDKEFASANMVFVSVLKMLRMQGKDETHHHPPIAAEDLRKIKQSGVLGLHSPLALVNKVWFDLQLHFAKRGREILRDLAPDAFVVKMDKNGRRYAMFRYPGKGKNGEDPHKMGKMYDMPGDPNCPVFSLELYLSKLPPEPPAFYLHPLKLTSEQMQEQPVWYKREPMGVNYLGTMMPRISVAARLSQRYTNHSLRTTTIQLLCEAGLGPREIMAVTGHRSESAIRHYWGSAEVRYRAWSDIMENSAPSCRYSKIPNEVRKESVSGASTSSVKRTVLEQNKSLFPAKSLVPPGTNSVALVPEGRPALNYKSPVLLNRSSSKVFLPKSVTSGNLPAGPLQGCCSKPVFIKRVIKQEPMT, from the exons ATGGATAGCACAGAGGAACCTcagaaaaaagtctttaaagCACGAAAAACCATGAGAGTAAGTGATCGGCAACAACTTGAAGCTGTCTATAAGGTTAAAGAGGAGCTGTTGAAGACAACTGAAGTGAAACTGGTAAATGGAAAACATGAGAATGGAGACTCTGATATAAATTCCCCTTTAAGCAATACAGATTGTGCAGAAGtcaagaaagaaattaatggTGTGGTTGACTTGTGTGTTAACTCTGAAGAAGGAAGAACAGCTTGTGATGAAATTAGTGAGACCAAAAGCCCTGAAAGTAGGGCAGGAAACATGGCCAATGACATAGAATCCAAACCTCCAGTGCTGTCTTCAGAAAATGTTGCGCCTGAACAAGCTAAAGATACTGACATTGCAGTAAAATGTGAGGCTGAAAATGGAGTTGGTAGCAGTAAAGATAACttccatgaagaaaataataaaaaagatcATTTGGaccaaagaaagaatgatatCCCATCGGAAGGTGAAAGTAAACCAGTCTGTGATATTAGTGACTCTTCTGAAGAGAAGGGAGAAACAAATTATTTACCTGTTAATTCAAGTTCATCTGGTGAGGAAAAGAGGACTGAAGAAGTAACTGCTGAAGAGATTGTTGGAGAAGCAGCCATCTCTAGCAGTATGGAAGCTGACCAGGAAAAACAAGAAGGCAGTGCAGAACCTGCAGAAACCACTGTTTCGAAGACAATAGATGAGCCAAGTGAAAGTATCTTAGACAATACGGACTCTATGGAAACAGATGACATTATTCCAATTCTGGAAAAACTAGCCCCTGCTGAAGATGATCTGAGCTGTTTTTCTAAAAGTTCTCTGCTTCCAGTGGATGACACAGTCGCAGATTTAGAAGAGAAAATAGACAATTGTTTGGGTTCACCATCCAAGCAGGAAAGCAATGAAAGCCTGCCAAAAGAGGCTTTCTTAGTGCTGTCTGATGAAGATGATCCCTGTGATGAGAAGGAGGAACTTGTTGAAGGGATATTGCCAAACAAGTCAAGTCTTCCAG aagaggtggagggggagagaaaaaaggaatgtgaagataaagaggaagaagaggctCACAAAGAAGAGGAGATACAAATAGAGAAAA ATGAAGCATCAAAGAGAAAGCGTTCCAAATCTGAGGACATGGACAATGTTCGTTCTAAACATCGTCGGTACATGGGAGAAGATTATGAAGCAGAACTCCAAGTCAAAATTACTGCCAGAAAAGATGTTGACCTAAAATTACAAAAG ATTATCCAGAGACTGTTAGAAGAAAAACTTACGGCTTTACAGTGTGCGGTATTTGACAAGACTCTGGCAGACTTGAAAACCCGAATGGAGAAAGTAGAATGCAACAAAAGGCATAAAACTGTGCTTACTGAAATGCAG GCTAAAATTGCAAGATTGACAAAGCGGGTTGGAGCAGCCAAGGAGGACTTGAAGAAGAGACAGGAA AATGTGGCAAATGCACCTGTATCTCCAGGGAAAGCAGCCCCCGACCCTGCAAATGTAAACAATGCCACGTGCCG AAATGCTGGCACAGTAAGGCAGATGCTGGAGTCAAAGAGGAATGTAGGCGAGAGCACACCAGCAACTTTTCAAGCCCCTGCGAATCCAG TGCCTGCTTCCAGTCttgctgcttctccagcagTTGTCAGTGGACTTCCTAAGCTTCAGACTCCAGTGTCCTCCACCAGCTCTTTGACAACAGCAGTGCTTCCTACAGCTAACACGGCTACAGTTGTAGGCACTAACACAGTGCCCACTGGCAGCACTCAGTCAGTGTCTGTCTCATTGCAGTCTTTGCCTGTAATCCTGCATGTACCTGTGGCAGTGTCATCCCAGACTCAGCTTCTGCAAGGCCACACAGGGACTTTGGTCTCTAACCAGCCCTCAGGCAACGTTGAATTCATATCTGTGCAAAACTCGTCTACAGTTGGTAGCCTTACCAAAACGACAGTGTCTTTGGCATCAACTAACACAACTAAACCAAATAACATCCCACTTGTGCCCAGTCCTGGTATTATAAGGAActctgcagccagtgctgggtcTATAGGCACAACGTTGGCAGTACAGGCTGTTCCTACTTCACATCCTGTTGCCCAGACCACAAGGACTTCTTTGCCTGCAGTGGGTACTCCAGGACTTTATAATGCGACTGCCAGTCGAGCGCCCCTACAGATGAAGCTTCCTCTCTCTGCATTTAATAGTACAGCTCCTACTGAACCACCCCCCCTTGCAGCACCCAAGATTG AAAACCAGACAAGCAGGCCACCAACAGATACTTCGTCAAACAAGCGACCTGCTGAGGGAACAACACAG TTGAAACAGGAAGAGACTccatcagaaaataaagaagcagTAGAAGCAGCACAGATGAATTTTAACTTCCCTGAGGATGTTCTCTTTGGcttggaggaagaggaagaggatgctAAGAGCATCAAAAACACCCACAAGCAGACTGGCTGGGCAGCTAACCTATTAAAACAGTGGCTGGCCAAAAATGGCAAGGATCCTAGCTTTGAATTGGTCCCAGTAAGTGAACTCAATGATATCCTAAGAGAGTTTTATTACACAATAAGAAATCACGATGGAAATACCTACAGTGTGGCAAGCTACAAGTCAATGCGTGCCGGCTTAAACCGGCATCTCAAAATGCCGCCTTACAATCGTCAGATTTGCTTAATGAAGGACAAAGAGTTTGCCAGTGCAAACATGGTGTTTGTGAGCGTGCTGAAGATGCTGCGCATGCAGGGGAAGGATGAGACTCACCACCATCCTCCTATAGCTGCCGAGGACTTGCGTAAGATTAAGCAATCTGGTGTGCTGGGTTTACACAGTCCCCTGGCACTCGTCAACAAGGTGTGGTTTGATTTGCAGTTGCATTTTGCCAAGCGAGGGAGGGAAATTCTGAGAGATCTGGCTCCAGATGCATTTGTGGTTAAGATGGACAAGAATGGGCGTCGATACGCTATGTTTAGATACCCTGGCAAAGGCAAAAATGGAGAAGATCCTCATAAAATGGGTAAAATGTATGATATGCCTGGGGACCCAAACTGTCCTGTATTTTCCTTGGAACTTTATTTGTCCAAGTTGCCTCCAGAGCCCCCTGCCTTTTACCTGCACCCTCTAAAGCTAACGTCAGAGCAAATGCAAGAACAGCCTGTCTGGTACAAAAGAGAACCAATGGGTGTGAACTACCTGGGTACCATGATGCCCAGGATAAGTGTGGCAGCCAGGCTCTCTCAGCGGTACACCAATCATTCTCTCCGAACTACCACCATCCAGCTACTATGTGAAGCAGGACTGGGGCCTAGGGAAATAATGGCAGTGACAGGCCATCGCTCCGAGTCTGCTATTAGGCACTACTGGGGATCTGCAGAGGTTCGCTACAGGGCCTGGTCAGATATAATGGAAAACAGTGCCCCCAGTTGTCGATATAGCAAGATCCCAAATGAAGTGAGAAAAGAATCCGTATCTGGTGCATCCACCTCCTCTGTGAAACGTACTGTTctagaacaaaacaaaagtttATTCCCTGCAAAATCTCTGGTGCCACCTGGCACTAACTCTGTGGCTTTAGTCCCTGAGGGACGCCCAGCGCTGAATTACAAAAGCCCAGTCCTGTTGAACCGCAGTTCATCCAAGGTGTTTCTCCCCAAGAGCGTGACCAGTGGGAACCTACCTGCTGGTCCCCTTCAAGGCTGTTGTAGCAAACCTGTCTTTATAAAGCGTGTGATAAAACAAGAGCCTATGACTTGA